One window of Candidatus Poribacteria bacterium genomic DNA carries:
- a CDS encoding zinc-dependent metalloprotease, protein MVEKDDLQALDEGKEEKKEKKEEKEKKELPPFEEAIKECERVEGLFSFYINREENKVLMEILPDQFDKLFLCSLTREASDGYYFDSGSMMWDFPFFFKRIGRRVQLIYKNVRFRADERSPIRKAIERGVSNSIMGSVKIESKPHPERKSILVDARGFFVQDIDLVTYSLNERIKAEYSFDEENSYIDFVKPYPQNVEIGVIIHFKSTKPKSVYTVADSRSFIHRYHYSLSIIPETSYRPRLGDDRVGHFLTMYQDYTDLTRETPYVRYVERWHLEKADPDAEISPPKKPIVFWLENTIPHEYREAVKEGILLWNKAFERIGFKDAIVVKEQPDDADWEAGDIRYNTVRWIVHPGGSYAVGPSRANPFTGEIYHADIRIGADMIRAAFGELEQFVDPVSMNPDDRDSFEKLLLNHQMGLALHAAFGWHIISAREGISPDHPKAKKYLHDYLVHLVAHEVGHTLGLRHNFKGSILHPVDKLQDKELTREKGLTGSIMDYVPVNVAPEGIEQGDYWQTTLGPYDYWAIEYAYKPIDAETPEDELGELERIASKVSDPKLAYGTDEDAFPPPWGIDPTCNRWDLGEDMLEYHKKQIALAKELWEKIEDHFDRPGIRYQKIRRAFGYGLSQYRIAAMNVPKYIGGIYHRRDHIGDPGGRLPFEPVPPSKQREALEFLTVEFFSSDSFRFSPQLLNKLAPERFWDFEGSVWRMDRIDYPVHDVVLSIQKSILDNLYHPLLLSRLLDIELRYGEGKDKFTMAEMFRKLREAIWSELEKMTNINSFRRALQREHLSKLIKLVLKPEGRTPQDASSLARMDLIAIMEGIKRALTEGDLEPYTRAHLDESLARIEIALKPVAEKKLTD, encoded by the coding sequence ATGGTGGAGAAGGATGACCTGCAGGCCCTTGACGAGGGGAAGGAGGAGAAGAAGGAGAAAAAAGAGGAGAAAGAGAAGAAGGAGCTGCCACCTTTTGAGGAGGCTATCAAGGAGTGCGAAAGGGTTGAAGGGCTTTTCTCCTTCTACATAAACAGAGAGGAGAACAAGGTTCTGATGGAGATACTCCCCGATCAGTTCGATAAACTCTTCCTCTGCTCTTTAACCAGGGAGGCATCCGACGGCTATTACTTCGACTCCGGTTCGATGATGTGGGACTTCCCTTTCTTCTTCAAGCGGATCGGCAGGAGGGTCCAGCTGATATACAAAAACGTCAGGTTCAGGGCGGATGAGAGATCTCCGATCAGAAAGGCGATCGAAAGAGGCGTGAGCAACTCGATCATGGGTTCCGTCAAGATCGAAAGCAAACCTCATCCTGAAAGGAAGAGTATACTCGTGGATGCCAGAGGTTTTTTCGTTCAGGACATCGATCTGGTAACCTACTCGTTGAACGAGAGGATCAAGGCGGAATACTCCTTCGACGAGGAAAATAGCTATATCGATTTTGTCAAGCCCTACCCTCAAAACGTCGAGATCGGCGTAATAATCCATTTCAAAAGCACAAAGCCCAAATCGGTCTACACCGTGGCTGACTCTCGTAGCTTCATTCATCGGTATCATTACAGCCTCTCAATTATCCCTGAGACGAGCTATCGTCCCCGCCTGGGAGATGATAGGGTCGGGCATTTCCTGACGATGTATCAGGACTATACAGATCTAACGCGGGAAACGCCCTATGTCCGGTATGTCGAGAGGTGGCATCTTGAGAAGGCCGATCCCGATGCTGAGATCTCACCGCCTAAAAAGCCCATTGTCTTTTGGCTTGAGAATACGATCCCACATGAGTATCGCGAGGCGGTTAAGGAAGGAATCCTGCTCTGGAACAAGGCATTTGAGAGAATCGGGTTTAAGGATGCGATCGTGGTCAAGGAGCAACCGGATGATGCTGACTGGGAGGCGGGGGATATCCGGTATAATACCGTTCGATGGATCGTCCATCCCGGAGGTAGCTATGCGGTAGGCCCTTCTCGGGCGAATCCCTTCACCGGTGAGATATATCACGCCGACATACGCATCGGGGCCGATATGATCCGAGCGGCGTTCGGAGAGCTGGAACAGTTCGTAGATCCGGTTTCGATGAATCCCGATGACAGAGACTCATTTGAAAAGCTTCTATTGAACCACCAGATGGGCCTTGCGCTGCATGCGGCCTTCGGCTGGCATATCATCTCAGCAAGGGAAGGTATTTCGCCGGACCATCCAAAGGCTAAGAAATATCTGCATGACTATCTCGTCCATCTGGTGGCGCATGAGGTCGGCCATACGTTGGGGCTTCGGCACAATTTCAAAGGAAGTATTCTTCATCCCGTCGATAAGTTACAGGACAAGGAACTGACGAGAGAGAAGGGATTAACCGGATCCATCATGGATTATGTCCCAGTTAACGTCGCTCCCGAAGGAATCGAGCAGGGGGATTACTGGCAGACCACGCTGGGGCCCTACGATTATTGGGCGATCGAGTACGCCTATAAACCGATAGATGCTGAGACGCCTGAGGATGAGCTGGGGGAATTGGAGAGGATAGCTTCCAAGGTCTCCGATCCAAAGCTGGCATATGGGACGGATGAGGATGCCTTCCCGCCGCCTTGGGGGATTGATCCAACCTGTAACAGATGGGATCTCGGTGAGGATATGCTGGAATATCATAAGAAGCAGATCGCATTAGCGAAGGAGTTGTGGGAAAAGATAGAGGATCACTTCGATAGACCCGGCATCCGGTATCAGAAGATCCGACGTGCTTTCGGCTATGGGCTTTCACAATATCGGATCGCTGCCATGAATGTGCCGAAGTATATCGGCGGAATCTATCACAGGAGGGATCACATAGGCGATCCGGGCGGGCGACTGCCGTTTGAACCCGTTCCACCCTCGAAACAGCGTGAGGCGCTCGAATTTCTGACAGTGGAGTTCTTCAGCTCGGATTCCTTTAGGTTCTCCCCCCAGCTCCTAAACAAGCTCGCCCCTGAGAGATTTTGGGATTTTGAGGGATCAGTGTGGCGGATGGATCGGATCGACTATCCCGTCCATGACGTTGTGCTTTCGATCCAAAAATCAATCCTGGACAACCTCTATCATCCCCTGCTGCTATCGCGGCTTCTGGATATAGAGCTGAGATACGGCGAGGGGAAGGATAAATTCACGATGGCGGAGATGTTCCGGAAGCTGAGGGAAGCTATATGGTCGGAGCTGGAGAAAATGACCAATATCAATAGCTTCCGGCGAGCTCTTCAGCGCGAACATCTATCCAAGCTGATAAAACTGGTGCTGAAACCGGAAGGGAGAACCCCTCAGGACGCCAGCAGCTTGGCTCGTATGGATCTTATAGCCATCATGGAGGGGATCAAAAGGGCGCTGACGGAAGGAGACCTAGAGCCATACACGCGGGCTCATCTGGATGAGTCTCTCGCCCGAATCGAAATCGCCCTCAAGCCCGTCGCCGAGAAGAAACTTACCGATTGA
- a CDS encoding membrane protein insertion efficiency factor YidD, with translation MNDHYRPRSDVVRPNNELSLLMLTGIRFYQIFISSQDMSVCNFIPTCSSFAFQAIRRFGPIKGALLTSDRLQRCHGFAHLYAGTIYEVDEASGKLRDPIERYEAWPYTSR, from the coding sequence ATGAACGATCATTATCGCCCCAGATCCGATGTGGTTAGGCCGAATAACGAGCTCTCGCTTCTCATGCTCACCGGGATAAGGTTCTACCAGATCTTTATATCCTCCCAGGATATGTCCGTTTGTAATTTCATCCCCACCTGTTCGAGCTTCGCCTTTCAGGCGATAAGGAGGTTCGGGCCGATCAAAGGGGCGCTTCTGACATCCGATCGGCTTCAAAGATGTCATGGCTTCGCCCACCTCTACGCCGGGACGATCTACGAGGTGGATGAGGCCAGCGGGAAATTGAGGGACCCGATAGAGAGGTACGAAGCATGGCCTTACACCTCGCGCTGA
- a CDS encoding tetratricopeptide repeat protein has translation MALHLALILMVSISYLSPENILKFADHLFEEGDYKRAIGEYERYLFFAGEDDDRDWAVYRIGLGYEMIGEYRRALSFYKKLGGQEILYRVGCLYFKMGDFASSVDTLRKLKRAKGISERALCLEAAGLMMLGRADRARSTLRSLLNSLSREDVLGVAERLMKLMPLVESKPHKSPFLAAFLSALLPGAGKVYAGRGYDGLYSLSVVGFSAGMAYDGFRDNGVRSAKGWLFGGATLFFYLGNIYGSAIAAGEFNARENERLKEEILGSVGPLLGDFLGDFHAFKARRSSPEHGKP, from the coding sequence ATGGCCTTACACCTCGCGCTGATCCTGATGGTATCCATCTCCTATCTCTCGCCCGAAAACATCCTCAAATTCGCAGACCATCTCTTCGAGGAGGGCGATTATAAGAGGGCGATAGGGGAGTATGAGAGATATCTCTTCTTCGCCGGCGAGGATGACGACAGGGATTGGGCCGTTTACAGGATAGGGCTTGGCTATGAGATGATCGGGGAGTATAGAAGAGCCCTGTCCTTTTATAAAAAGCTGGGCGGTCAGGAGATCCTTTATCGGGTGGGATGTCTGTATTTCAAAATGGGCGATTTCGCTAGCTCTGTCGATACGCTGAGGAAATTGAAGAGGGCGAAGGGCATATCCGAAAGGGCTCTATGTCTTGAGGCCGCAGGGCTGATGATGCTCGGCAGGGCAGATCGTGCGAGGTCAACGTTGAGATCGCTCCTTAACTCGCTGTCAAGGGAGGATGTGTTGGGCGTCGCGGAAAGGTTGATGAAGCTTATGCCCTTGGTGGAGTCCAAACCACATAAGAGTCCTTTCCTAGCGGCATTCCTCTCGGCCCTGCTTCCAGGAGCGGGTAAGGTATATGCCGGCAGGGGATATGACGGGCTGTACTCGCTCTCAGTCGTCGGGTTCTCCGCTGGCATGGCCTATGACGGGTTCAGGGATAACGGCGTCAGATCGGCGAAAGGTTGGCTTTTCGGCGGGGCGACCCTCTTCTTTTACCTAGGAAACATCTATGGCTCAGCCATAGCCGCCGGGGAGTTTAACGCGAGGGAGAATGAGAGGCTGAAGGAGGAGATACTTGGCTCAGTTGGCCCTCTGCTTGGTGATTTTCTCGGCGATTTTCACGCCTTTAAAGCTCGGCGATCATCTCCTGAACATGGGAAACCCTGA
- a CDS encoding TIM barrel protein has protein sequence MGRIKQSIAWWCFARRVEPMELIKKAAQIGYASIEMLPREYWDAVLDHGMKIAIIGGHGTLTDGLNRRENHDRIEEELSRNIELAAEYGIPSLICFSGNRRGLPDDEGIQITAEGLRRVAKMAEEKGVQLCLELLNSKVNHPDYQCDHTWWGVEVCKAVNSPAVKLLYDIYHMQIMEGDLIRTIKENIDYIGHFHTAGNPGRHDLDDEQEINYRAVMKAIAETNYTGFVGHEFTPKGDPIEALERTFSLCDV, from the coding sequence ATGGGCAGGATTAAACAATCCATCGCTTGGTGGTGTTTCGCTCGTAGGGTTGAGCCTATGGAGCTCATCAAAAAGGCGGCTCAAATAGGCTACGCGTCGATCGAGATGCTGCCGAGGGAGTACTGGGATGCTGTGCTGGATCACGGCATGAAAATCGCCATAATCGGCGGCCATGGGACGCTGACGGATGGGCTGAATAGGAGGGAAAATCACGATCGGATAGAGGAGGAGCTTTCGAGGAACATAGAGCTGGCCGCTGAGTATGGGATACCAAGCCTTATCTGCTTCTCAGGAAACAGGAGAGGACTTCCGGATGATGAGGGGATTCAGATCACGGCGGAGGGTCTCAGGCGTGTGGCGAAAATGGCTGAGGAGAAAGGGGTTCAGCTCTGTCTCGAACTGCTTAACAGCAAGGTGAATCATCCCGATTACCAGTGCGATCACACCTGGTGGGGTGTGGAGGTCTGTAAGGCGGTCAACTCTCCCGCCGTAAAGCTGCTCTACGATATCTATCATATGCAGATCATGGAGGGCGACCTGATCCGAACGATCAAGGAGAACATCGATTATATCGGTCATTTCCACACCGCCGGTAACCCCGGACGTCACGATCTGGACGACGAACAGGAGATAAACTATCGGGCCGTCATGAAGGCGATAGCCGAGACGAATTACACGGGATTCGTGGGACATGAGTTCACGCCGAAGGGCGATCCGATAGAGGCGCTCGAAAGGACGTTCTCCCTCTGCGACGTATAA
- a CDS encoding phosphatase PAP2 family protein — protein MRDRGNITRLTVPFLLLLQIVWCYTASANWLRDADERMYHLIHDHRASPLDAVMPWVSRIGSGESEIVIAFILPIFGVRRDVSYTSIAATVGAETVTFLLKGLVNRRRPTGDTDRWNSSFPSGHATSAYAMAYVWGAAYPKVRLPLYVAAALIAYSRIYNGRHYPMDVLAGAGIGYLCGRLAWRYRDHLLPHSWREGGGNSPRRQVYRPYSLNRSADIPALPADGRRPALKYTVEKPLPLCRCAWHDR, from the coding sequence ATGAGAGATAGAGGGAATATAACACGGTTGACGGTTCCATTTCTTCTCCTTTTACAGATCGTCTGGTGTTATACGGCCTCGGCCAACTGGCTGAGGGATGCCGATGAGAGGATGTATCATCTCATTCACGATCACAGGGCCTCTCCTCTGGATGCCGTTATGCCGTGGGTTTCCAGGATCGGCAGCGGCGAGAGTGAAATCGTCATTGCCTTTATCCTCCCTATCTTCGGCGTTAGAAGAGATGTAAGCTACACCTCGATAGCAGCGACGGTAGGCGCGGAGACGGTAACCTTCCTTCTGAAAGGCCTGGTAAACCGACGTCGACCGACCGGCGATACCGATCGGTGGAATTCCTCCTTTCCCTCGGGACACGCGACCAGCGCCTATGCTATGGCATATGTTTGGGGCGCAGCATACCCTAAAGTTAGGCTGCCTTTATATGTTGCTGCTGCCCTTATAGCCTATTCACGTATATACAACGGGCGACACTATCCGATGGATGTCCTCGCCGGCGCCGGGATCGGATATCTATGTGGCAGGTTGGCGTGGCGATACAGAGATCACCTTCTGCCCCACTCATGGCGTGAAGGCGGCGGAAATTCGCCGCGGCGGCAGGTTTATAGGCCTTACTCCCTGAATCGTTCTGCGGATATTCCCGCTCTACCTGCTGACGGACGGAGACCAGCATTGAAATACACGGTTGAAAAGCCGTTGCCGCTATGTCGCTGTGCGTGGCATGATAGATGA
- a CDS encoding DUF1232 domain-containing protein, whose translation MSFWKDKAKRLKTEVYVLYLAYKDPGVPLYAKLFAAAVIAYALNPLDLIPDFIPVLGYVDDLILIPLGVFLALKMIPKEVLDECRERARSETLEAKPKSRIIAAVFILMIWLAAIYMILKLVRRLI comes from the coding sequence ATGTCATTTTGGAAGGACAAAGCGAAACGATTGAAAACGGAGGTGTATGTCCTCTATCTAGCCTATAAAGATCCGGGGGTTCCGCTATACGCCAAGCTGTTTGCCGCCGCCGTCATCGCCTACGCGCTCAATCCCTTAGATCTGATCCCGGATTTCATTCCCGTTCTGGGATATGTGGACGATCTGATCCTCATACCCCTCGGTGTTTTTTTGGCGCTGAAGATGATACCGAAGGAGGTTCTGGATGAATGCAGGGAGAGAGCAAGATCTGAGACCCTCGAGGCGAAACCGAAAAGCCGTATCATCGCGGCCGTTTTCATATTGATGATCTGGCTGGCGGCGATCTATATGATTCTGAAGCTTGTCCGAAGGTTAATCTGA
- a CDS encoding BrnT family toxin — protein sequence MTYIHIPRAVADKILKKHNVATKEVREVFSNAYFKPRIFRSNRISNAYVAYGRTLEGRYLMVAFFLYGERAKVITARDMTRAERRRYERK from the coding sequence ATTACCTATATCCATATCCCCAGGGCTGTCGCCGATAAGATCCTAAAGAAACACAACGTAGCAACTAAGGAAGTGAGGGAGGTCTTCTCAAACGCATATTTCAAACCGAGGATATTCAGAAGCAACCGAATCTCCAACGCATATGTAGCCTATGGAAGAACCCTGGAGGGGAGATACCTCATGGTCGCCTTCTTCCTCTACGGGGAGAGAGCGAAGGTGATAACCGCCAGGGATATGACCAGAGCGGAAAGAAGGAGATATGAAAGGAAGTGA
- the guaA gene encoding glutamine-hydrolyzing GMP synthase, translated as MNQHDQMVVVLDFGSQYSQLIARRVREAKVYCEIHPFNLPAEKLAEMKVKGIILSGGPANVYDEGAPICDRGIFDLGIPILGICYGMQLMAYILGGKVEPARKREYGFAKLQLDDRSSIFKDLPDESQVWMSHGDRITHVPPGFKVIAHTPNSPIAAMADEVRKFYGLQFHPEVKHTAYGPQIISNFLFEICGCSPSWDVTSFVEASIREIKKRVGDEKVLCAVSGGVDSTTLAALVHRAIGDRLVCVFVDTGLMRLNEGEEVRRNFARLGIKLNYIEAGERFLDKLRGVVDPERKRKIIGEEFIAVFADELKRLGKIKFLAQGTLYPDVIESVSVKGPSATIKTHHNVGGLPDVIPFELIEPFRELFKDEVRAVGRELGIPEEILGRHPFPGPGLAIRVIGEVTRERLEVLRQADAIFIEEIRRAGIYDKIWQAFAVLLPVKSVGVMGDERTYESVIALRAVTSVDGMTADWARIPYDVLNDVSNRIINEVKGVNRVVYDISSKPPSTIEWE; from the coding sequence ATGAATCAGCACGATCAGATGGTTGTGGTTCTGGACTTCGGTTCTCAATACAGCCAACTCATCGCCAGAAGGGTGAGGGAGGCGAAGGTTTACTGCGAGATCCACCCTTTCAACCTTCCGGCTGAGAAGCTTGCGGAGATGAAGGTTAAGGGTATCATTCTCTCAGGTGGCCCTGCCAACGTCTACGATGAAGGGGCGCCGATATGCGATAGGGGGATCTTCGATCTCGGTATACCGATCCTGGGCATATGCTATGGGATGCAATTGATGGCCTATATTTTGGGTGGAAAGGTGGAGCCGGCGAGGAAGCGGGAGTATGGCTTCGCCAAACTTCAACTGGACGATCGATCCTCGATCTTCAAAGACCTCCCGGATGAAAGCCAGGTCTGGATGAGCCACGGCGACAGGATAACCCATGTACCGCCCGGTTTTAAAGTCATAGCCCATACCCCCAACTCTCCCATCGCCGCCATGGCGGATGAGGTGAGGAAGTTCTATGGCCTTCAGTTTCATCCTGAGGTCAAACACACCGCCTATGGGCCGCAGATCATATCCAACTTCCTCTTCGAGATATGTGGATGTTCCCCGTCATGGGATGTGACATCCTTCGTCGAGGCGAGCATCAGGGAGATAAAAAAACGGGTTGGGGATGAGAAGGTTCTATGCGCCGTAAGCGGAGGTGTCGATTCGACCACCTTGGCGGCTCTGGTTCACAGGGCGATAGGCGACAGGCTCGTCTGTGTTTTCGTCGATACGGGGTTGATGAGGCTGAACGAGGGTGAGGAGGTCAGGAGGAATTTCGCCCGCCTGGGTATAAAGCTCAACTATATAGAAGCCGGCGAGAGGTTCCTCGATAAACTCCGCGGCGTGGTTGACCCTGAGAGAAAGCGTAAGATTATAGGCGAGGAGTTCATAGCGGTCTTCGCCGATGAGCTCAAGAGGCTGGGCAAAATCAAGTTCCTCGCCCAGGGAACGCTCTATCCCGACGTCATAGAGAGCGTATCGGTCAAAGGGCCTTCAGCCACGATAAAGACCCATCACAACGTCGGCGGGCTTCCCGATGTGATACCGTTTGAGCTTATAGAGCCATTCAGGGAGCTTTTCAAGGATGAGGTACGGGCGGTGGGCAGGGAGCTCGGTATACCAGAGGAGATACTCGGCAGACACCCATTCCCCGGTCCCGGATTGGCGATAAGGGTGATAGGCGAGGTGACCCGTGAGAGGCTGGAGGTTCTCAGACAGGCCGATGCCATCTTCATCGAGGAGATCCGTCGAGCGGGGATATACGACAAGATATGGCAGGCTTTCGCCGTGCTGCTGCCGGTTAAAAGCGTGGGCGTGATGGGAGATGAGCGAACCTATGAAAGCGTCATCGCCCTAAGGGCCGTCACAAGCGTTGACGGTATGACCGCCGACTGGGCGAGGATACCATACGATGTCTTAAACGACGTCTCCAACCGGATTATAAATGAGGTCAAAGGGGTTAACAGGGTGGTCTACGACATAAGCTCCAAGCCTCCGAGCACGATCGAATGGGAATGA
- the rfaE2 gene encoding D-glycero-beta-D-manno-heptose 1-phosphate adenylyltransferase, with the protein MRVRKPSEKIILDRRELIDLIRSERSRGHTIVTTNGCFDLLHVGHIRYLYEASRYGDILIVAINDDDSVRRLKGQLRPIIPQEERAEMVASLECVDYVTIFSEDTPIPLIRAIRPDYHVKGGDYTLDEMIEREAVEEAGGKPIVGIKVEGRSTSEIITDILRRYGSQREETR; encoded by the coding sequence ATGAGGGTTAGGAAACCTTCAGAGAAGATCATCCTCGATAGGAGGGAGCTTATAGACCTGATCCGGAGTGAAAGGAGCCGCGGCCATACCATAGTTACAACCAACGGGTGTTTCGATTTGCTGCATGTTGGACATATAAGGTATCTCTATGAAGCAAGTCGGTATGGTGATATTCTGATCGTGGCGATAAACGACGATGATTCGGTCAGGAGGCTTAAAGGCCAGCTTCGTCCGATCATCCCTCAAGAGGAACGGGCTGAGATGGTGGCTTCGCTTGAATGTGTGGATTATGTCACGATCTTCAGCGAGGACACTCCGATCCCGCTCATAAGGGCGATCAGGCCGGATTACCATGTTAAGGGAGGAGATTACACTTTGGATGAGATGATCGAACGTGAGGCGGTGGAGGAGGCCGGTGGGAAACCCATCGTCGGGATCAAGGTCGAGGGCAGATCGACGAGCGAGATAATCACGGATATCCTTAGGAGATATGGATCACAAAGGGAGGAGACGAGATGA